In Mycobacterium sp. Aquia_216, a genomic segment contains:
- a CDS encoding GntR family transcriptional regulator has protein sequence MPQAIAGDHRYLQIARTLRKEIVDGVYPVGSQLPTEHQLCERFAVSRYTVREALRRLREDNLVASRPRAGTRVVPRPASSSYAQDAMSIDGLLEFAAGAQLTIESNSMVTIDDELAARTGLEAGTQWLSVRGYRQAGGATVPLCRTEYYISRTFAAVGRLLQRHTGPVFPLIEDLFGVSIAVLRQEIAAVLLSPEIADGLGVEPGTAALQMQRTYKTSDGEVAQVTINTHLSSSFRYAMTMHRVNG, from the coding sequence ATGCCCCAGGCTATCGCCGGCGACCACCGCTATCTGCAGATCGCCCGCACGCTACGTAAAGAGATCGTCGACGGGGTCTATCCGGTGGGCTCTCAGCTACCGACCGAACACCAACTGTGCGAGCGGTTCGCGGTCAGCCGTTACACCGTTCGCGAAGCGCTGCGCCGGCTGCGCGAGGACAACCTGGTCGCGTCACGACCCCGCGCGGGCACCCGGGTGGTTCCCCGACCGGCCTCGAGTTCCTATGCGCAGGATGCGATGTCGATAGATGGCCTGCTGGAGTTTGCGGCCGGTGCGCAGCTGACGATCGAGTCCAACTCGATGGTGACGATCGACGACGAGCTCGCCGCGCGGACCGGGCTGGAGGCAGGCACCCAATGGCTGTCCGTACGGGGTTACCGGCAGGCCGGTGGCGCGACGGTCCCGTTGTGCCGGACGGAGTACTACATAAGCCGCACTTTCGCCGCGGTCGGCAGGCTGCTGCAGCGGCACACCGGCCCGGTTTTTCCGTTGATCGAGGACCTGTTCGGCGTGAGCATCGCCGTACTACGCCAAGAGATCGCCGCGGTCCTGCTCTCCCCCGAAATCGCCGACGGCCTCGGCGTTGAGCCGGGGACGGCGGCGCTGCAGATGCAGCGAACCTACAAAACATCCGACGGCGAGGTCGCTCAGGTGACGATCAATACGCACCTGTCGTCGAGCTTCCGATACGCGATGACCATGCACCGCGTGAACGGTTAG
- a CDS encoding Vgb family protein codes for MSLSRTIAARPSRYAVVNSGTHPAEVTEGWQLARVTSPSRLFGANGLRTGPDGRIYIAQVTGSQISALDPRTGEVGPISAKGGEIIAPDDVAFDASGNLFATEVMDGRVSMLDTAGRTRVLRDDVPSANGITFHRGRLFIGECRAGGRLLEFDLGGGPPRVLLENVPSPNAMEVGPDGLLYFPVMGANEIWRIDPDGGEPDCVARDLGVPDSVKFDAQGYIVSTQVASGQVLRIDPRTGEQQLLAQLAPGLDNCTFVGDRVLVSNFTGQVTEISPDGSTRTVLPGGLNWPLDLAVGHDGQLYVADGTYFYIALPDGSLQTVGMLFSPGYPGFLRGLAPSGPGEFVVTTSGGQVTRYRPASSENEVLAEGFDQLYGVDVNAGGVVFAELGTGRVLSWRAGRVEVLATDLREPVGVATDPDGACLVAEAGAGRVIRVNGSGIDTVVTDLQRPQGISVRNGVLYIVDAGAKELIAYNLNTGVRQRIASGLPVGPPPGVAPKPLKGMPPFSGPQGPFAGVTAAADGTLYVSADGEGSVLALRPPRDTE; via the coding sequence ATGTCCCTTTCAAGGACCATCGCGGCACGGCCATCCCGGTATGCGGTCGTGAACTCCGGAACTCACCCAGCCGAAGTAACGGAGGGCTGGCAACTCGCACGGGTTACCTCGCCGAGTCGGTTGTTCGGCGCCAACGGTCTGCGCACCGGCCCGGACGGGCGCATTTACATCGCGCAGGTGACCGGGAGCCAGATCAGTGCGCTGGATCCGCGGACCGGAGAGGTCGGGCCCATCAGCGCCAAGGGGGGCGAGATCATTGCGCCCGACGACGTCGCGTTCGACGCGAGTGGCAATCTTTTCGCGACCGAGGTCATGGACGGCCGGGTCAGCATGCTCGACACCGCCGGTCGAACCCGGGTGCTGCGCGACGATGTCCCGTCTGCCAACGGCATCACCTTTCATCGGGGCCGGTTATTCATCGGTGAATGCCGTGCGGGTGGGCGCTTACTGGAGTTCGACCTCGGCGGCGGTCCGCCGCGGGTGCTGCTGGAGAACGTGCCGTCCCCGAACGCCATGGAGGTCGGCCCGGACGGTCTGCTCTATTTCCCGGTGATGGGCGCCAACGAAATCTGGCGCATCGATCCCGATGGCGGCGAACCGGATTGTGTCGCACGCGATCTCGGCGTGCCCGACTCGGTCAAGTTCGACGCGCAGGGCTATATCGTGTCGACCCAGGTGGCCAGCGGGCAGGTGTTACGCATCGACCCGCGCACCGGCGAGCAGCAGCTGCTCGCCCAACTCGCTCCGGGCCTGGACAACTGTACCTTCGTCGGTGACCGGGTGTTGGTCTCCAACTTCACCGGTCAGGTCACCGAGATATCGCCGGACGGCTCAACACGAACCGTGCTACCCGGAGGGCTCAACTGGCCGCTGGATCTGGCGGTCGGTCACGACGGACAGCTGTACGTCGCCGACGGAACCTACTTCTATATCGCGCTGCCCGACGGCTCGTTGCAAACCGTGGGTATGTTGTTCAGCCCGGGCTATCCCGGCTTCCTGCGCGGCCTCGCCCCCAGCGGGCCCGGCGAGTTCGTCGTGACGACCTCGGGCGGCCAGGTCACTCGGTATCGGCCGGCCAGCAGCGAGAATGAGGTGCTGGCTGAGGGTTTCGACCAGCTCTACGGCGTGGACGTCAACGCCGGTGGCGTGGTCTTCGCCGAATTGGGCACCGGGCGGGTGCTGTCGTGGCGGGCCGGCCGCGTCGAGGTGCTGGCGACCGACCTGCGTGAACCGGTCGGTGTCGCGACCGACCCGGACGGGGCCTGCCTGGTCGCGGAGGCCGGCGCCGGCCGGGTGATCAGGGTGAATGGATCCGGGATCGACACCGTTGTCACCGACTTGCAACGGCCGCAAGGTATTTCGGTGCGCAACGGGGTGCTCTATATCGTCGACGCCGGCGCGAAGGAACTGATCGCGTACAACCTGAACACCGGAGTCCGGCAGCGCATCGCCTCCGGGCTGCCGGTGGGACCACCACCGGGTGTGGCGCCCAAGCCGTTGAAGGGGATGCCGCCGTTTTCCGGGCCGCAGGGACCCTTCGCCGGGGTCACCGCCGCCGCCGACGGGACGCTGTACGTTTCGGCCGATGGTGAGGGCAGCGTCCTGGCATTGCGTCCGCCGCGGGACACCGAATGA
- a CDS encoding SDR family NAD(P)-dependent oxidoreductase produces MEDSLRLDGRIVVVSGAGGGGIGTTVTAMTARAGATVIAVSRSKENLDEHVVPLAQQGLAVIPVAADASTDEGIATVIEQAGRADGELYGLVNVAGGAGPSTWMPSTRVTRDDWRKIFTDNLETAFFMSRAVAAELIARQQAGSIVSISSISGMNTAPFHIAYGTAKAAITAMTRTMALELAEAGVRVNAVAPGVTETAASRTYVDEDPDRDRRAIAMGRRGRPEEQAGAILFLLSDLSNYITGQTLLVDGGLNLKWSHLDADNTSLFLKDESFRAAIRRM; encoded by the coding sequence ATGGAGGACTCGCTCAGACTCGACGGGCGCATCGTGGTGGTTTCCGGCGCCGGCGGCGGTGGCATCGGCACCACGGTTACGGCGATGACCGCCCGGGCTGGAGCCACCGTGATCGCGGTGAGCCGCTCGAAGGAAAACCTCGACGAGCATGTCGTCCCGCTCGCTCAACAGGGGCTGGCGGTGATCCCCGTTGCCGCCGACGCGTCGACCGACGAGGGCATCGCCACGGTGATCGAGCAGGCGGGGCGTGCCGACGGCGAGCTGTACGGACTGGTCAATGTCGCCGGTGGCGCCGGACCGTCGACGTGGATGCCGTCGACCCGGGTGACCCGTGACGACTGGCGCAAGATCTTCACCGACAACTTGGAGACGGCGTTCTTCATGAGCCGGGCCGTTGCGGCCGAGCTCATCGCGCGGCAGCAGGCCGGGTCGATCGTGTCGATCTCCTCGATCAGCGGGATGAACACCGCGCCGTTTCACATCGCCTACGGAACCGCCAAGGCCGCGATCACGGCGATGACCCGCACCATGGCGCTCGAGCTGGCGGAAGCCGGAGTCCGGGTGAACGCCGTAGCGCCGGGTGTCACCGAGACCGCGGCCTCGCGCACCTATGTCGACGAGGATCCCGACCGCGATCGGCGGGCCATCGCGATGGGCCGGCGCGGGCGGCCCGAGGAGCAGGCCGGCGCGATCCTGTTCCTGCTCTCTGACTTGTCGAACTACATCACCGGTCAGACGCTGCTCGTCGATGGTGGACTCAACCTGAAATGGAGCCACCTCGACGCGGACAACACCTCGTTGTTTCTCAA